The segment GTCTTGCTTACTAATGCTTAGCTCTTAACACCCCTGGTTACACACTATCATGCTTCTTCAAAATGGAGGTCATTTACAATTGTGATCAGAGAGGAAGTGTGGCCCATTGAGATTGAGAATTGGAGCTTTTTCACCAGGTAACAACAAACATAGACAACACTATCATGCATAGATGATAGATGATGGCTCAGTGCGTGTAAAAGGAACAATGTAGATATGATCAAATATCTTTTTGTTTTACTAATGAAAAGCAAAAGTTTGTCAAGAGGGTCATCTGAGAAGGTTAGGTTAGAATTGTCAATGCCTGATGATTgcccccactctctctctctctctctctgcgacTTTTAGTGACCAAAAGATAATTGATAAAAAGTTATAAAATTActtctaaatatttaaaataacatACTAGCGGCGAACAAAGAATATCTTTTATAGCCACCAGTGCTAAAACTTTAGCAACGGTATTGATAttttaacactaaaaaataattatagtaGAAAAAGGGTTGCTactgtaagtagaaaattttaagaGGCAGTTAGTTTAATCGCTTTGAGTATGTATAACTATTCTAGAGATAATTATATTTACTACTATATATGCAAGTTATTTTTTGAGACAAATAGTATCTCCTCGCTATAAAATTCATTGCTAATTTTCTATTTTCTAtagtcgactcataccttggtCCAAGATATCATGCTATGACACCTTACTGGTTAAGTGGCTAATTGCTATCTAGATGTATGTGACACATGTACAACCCTATCTAGAAAATATTTAGGAAAACGAGCTTACCAAGCAAGAATgtcaattttctctctctataccATCTATTGTACACTCTTTGAGAATATCTTAAGGTATCCAAAGTTCATGGGGTTTCATCACTTGTAAGTAAAAtattttgcctttttgactaagaGAAAATTTAGATAGTGGGGAAagatgataatatgaaatttcaAGATCGAAAGGTAGATCAAGAAAACTTATCCACAAGAATCATGGACCACATCTTTTAAAGCCATCATCTAGTAAATCACGACAAAATTTGGAAGAGAAGGACAGGGGGCAAGTGTAACTCAAACAGTAGATTGGTGCGATCATCCACTGTTGTCAAGATGTTTCTTTCTATAAAACCCGTGTTTCTTCTCAATCAAGAGGAAAAGCCATGATTACATGTGTttcctattcttttcttttttttgagtaaGATGCCGTGCAAGCATACCTACATTTGCTGCTAATCTAGATCGACATagattatcaaaaattaaaaaaaaaattctagatcgacataaataaaaaattattatatggaTCAAATTTAATGGATCAATCCAAATTGTGGATCAATCCTCatttgattttgaattatttaaatataataaaataatattgtgAGCGGTTATTAGACTGATCCATTTGACCTGGTCCATGTAATAATTAAATGGTATAAACCCTAGCCTAAGTAGCCGTGGTGCCAACTAATTTTCCAAATCAGAAACATCCAATAAATTGGAGAACGAACACGATTTGTCCTTTCTAATCACCAAACCCAAATGCTTTGTGAAGCAGACAGAACATTGGCAAGCTAAAGCTATCAATGGACCCAAAAAAGGATAAGATTGCACACTGGTGGTGGTCCTCCCCGGGACAAATCTAATCCAGATTTAATTGCTTCCATCATTAAAACTTTATCTCACACGCACCAAATCATtcggcctctctctctctctctctctctctctctctctgaattcTGAACTAAAAAGttacaaagaaaaaaagaaaacaaatttATGCGGCGAACTCCACGCCACCCACGCATCAAATCAAAACACAAGGACGTACACACGTTCCACTTTACGTCTCCCACTCGTTAACGTAGATTTTCCAAAGCAAAATAGAAGGAAAACCCATCCGTTCCTCCAACATACTCTTGccaaaagatttgaagaaaaaaaaaaaaggacaagggTTAAGACAAAGCCTATATCACGTGACGACCACGTGAGGTACTCTTTGAGATAAATATAATTTATCCAGTACAACCACCCAAGAAAAACACCACACCTTATTCTCCACGTGTCACAGCCAAACAGCACTACGTTTAATAAAACCGTGGTGGTGGCCGGCCGCGGCGGTCGGCGGCGGGCGGTCACCGGGAGAGGGAGCGGCGGATGACGGGGGCGAGGGCGGCGGGGGCGCTGAGGTGGGGGAGGTGGCCTTCGGTGTGGTGGAGGAGCTCGGTGGTGGTCCGGCCGCCGAGGTGGGCCTTGAGGTAGCCGGCGACGGAGGGCGGCACCGACACGTCCTTGGCCGTCTGGACGATGACGCAGGGGACCCGCACGAGCCCCAGCACCCCGCGAAGATCGCTGTTGAACACCGTCCTCGAGACGAACAGCGTGATGTCCGGCCGCATGTTGAACAGCGTCCGGCTGAACTCCCTCACCGCCTCCGGCACGTCCGCCCCCACCGCCAGCGGCGCGAACCCCCTCACCCACGCCTCGTAGTTCGATTCCATCGCCGCGAACACCGTCTCTATCTCACCCTCCTCGAATCCTCCATGATAGTTCTCATCATTCAAAAACCTTCATTTTTCCAAACGATATCAACAGCAAGAATCCATCAGCTTCGATCCAAATGCCAAGACttgatatggtatggtaggaggTGGTAGTAGTAGTAGTAATTAATAATATGGTACCTGGGAGAGGCGCCGATGAGGATGAGTTTGAGGAAGGCATCGGGGCGGCGGATGGCGGCGAGGATGCCGATCATGGCGGAGACGGAGTGGCCGACGAAGAAGCAGCGGTCGATGCGGAGGGCGTCGAGGATGGCGAGGAGGTCGTCGACGTAGGCGTCGAGGGTGACGTAGCGGCGGAAGTCGAAGTGGTCGGGGTTGACGCTGCCGGCGCAGACGAGGTCGTAGAGGACGATGCGGTAGTCGCGCTCGAAGTAAGGGACGATGCGGTTCCACGCCGACTGGTCGGTGCCGATGCCGTGGGACAGCACCAGCGCCGGCGCCGGCCGGTCCACGTTGCCGACCACCCTCACGTTCAGCATCTCCAGCAGCTTGCTGCCGGTGGCGCCGCCGCTGCTCCAGTTGCTATTGCTGCCTCCCATCTTTTTAGGCCCAAATCTTTGGTATGGGATTAGGAATAGTGGAGAGGGCCAAATTTGGAGCTGTGATGTGATCTATTGGATATATGTGGGGTTGGCTGATACTACTGAGATGGGCACTGGGGTATATATACTGTGGTGGGGGGAGAGAGGGATAGTGGGAAGAGGGCCTTCCTCTCTATTAATTCCTCCACCTGTTATTTTTCTTATCTTTCTTATCTTTGTCCTTTCCTTCTATCCCACTGTGCTCTGAACCACAGTATCTTCTTAattactttctttctttcttttatttcttttttataggAGTTGGAGTAGGATGATATTTGTGAGAGTAGGATGATATTTGTGAGATTACCCTCTctctggtggtggtggtggtcttCTGTCTCTAGGTTTATTAGCCTTTTCTTGTGAGTTGGTGAGGATTGTTTTCCCACCTGGTGCTTTCCTATATATAATTCTCTTTAGGTCACCTTGTATAATTTAATATTCTGATTACAAAAATAGATTTCTCTAGTGTTACCTTAGGTGAATGTATCTAGGCCAGCAAGTTGATTAAATGTCAACTAAGGAGGAAAAAAGAATGATGTTAAATTAGCAAAGGAAAACAGAGTGTTGCCTGTAGGACATCGATGAAACATATATGATTTAGCAGCTAATTGCCTTCTTAGATGGAGGCATCTCATAGTACCACAAATTAAATCTTAATAACTATAAGAGATATGGATGCAATATATCATGATAATTACATGACGGTGCTCTCATGAATGCCTATTTCTTTTTGATTACGAGTAGTGTTTATgctcatcaatttttttcttctgaTGGTAATCATATAAATTTAATACTTAGAGAAGCACTATTTGCTTCTTGTTAGTTAACGCGTTAACTAGGAGTACTACTAAAAAGACTTCATCCCTAATTCATAGATTAGAAATAGAGGATAAATAACTAATAACCAggcaaaaattatttgatttatgTGTAATACCGTTGGTGGTtaacaatttctttttcagtaaaaaatatGAATCTATATACATAAGTAATAaactaaaatattattttgtttaTGTTATTAACTTTCCTCATTCTACATTTATGAGTTTATCTCCTCGATATATAAGATTTGGGGTTGGGACATTCCAAATGGACAAAATATATGATTTCTAATATAATTTTTCCAACCAATGAAGCAAAATTCTCTCTTATCGAAGGAAACAGAGTTGCCCGTAGATAACCAGAACAAACGAAAAAAATTGGCCTCAACTAGCTTCATCAGTGTTGGGGAAAACTGGCTGACCCTCATTTGTTGATCAATCTTCGGAACAATCCGATCGATATCTGATTCTGACTCACCAAATAAATGGACAACCTTGAAAATGactaccgactatatgtcggctgaGCAGGCCGACATTACTTTTAACCGACTGATCGAACCTTCTTTGCTGACTCAGATTGGTAAGCGGTCAATGTTCAGACTCTACAGACAACAGACTACTTCAATCgtcggtatttcagagttactaaccgaCAACCGACCCCCGACGCATAGTCGaccgactcattcaaatatatcataactgTCACGGACGGTTACTCCACTGATATCGCGGCGTAATCCATGAAGACTAATAACCTATTGTGAGATTACCGTCTTATGATTCTACTCCACTAAATACAGGACTATATCCGACGGTTACGACCATCTACTCTATAAAAATGGGGTAAGGTAACAGTTTCGGTAAGCCATTTTTTGACGCTGAGCTCTATCAATGTTCTCATTCTACTGTTGCCTAATCTCCctctttgacttaagcatcgaaagggTCTCCACCGGAGATAACTCCGGTCAGTGTAGACTTCATTTTGGAAGTGTTCGTTCCCGGTGACAAATGATGAGAGGATTGGCAGCAACAGATTGGCATGCCAGGTAGgggagaagaataagaaggaaacTCATAAtgacgaaaatcagagctcaacgaTCAGCGGTGACCGGATCGACGAGACACTCTTTCCGTCGGAAAGAGACCCTTCCCCTGCCTTGAGTAGCAGAGCCCATTTCTCCATGCCCCATGGTTACCACAGACGCTCAGATTGCTACGATCGTGCAACAAATAAACGTCCTCATggaggcagtcaaaagcctccaacaacagcaAATCCAACCACCACAACTGCCGGCGGAGCAATCGATAGCACATTCAGCGCCTTCTAAGCATAGCCACCATCATCCGGGATGATCTCTGTCTCCTCCACCAGAGTGATGATCTCGGCTCTCTCAACGGGATGAGTAGCGGCACTTACGGCACTCTCAACGCGCCACCCACCATTCACAGTGCCCCTTTCTTTTTCAGTTAGATCGAGCAAGGAAGGGGAAGCAACCGCAAACACTGTCTGCCTCTAATTCATCGGAAGGATCAACCCCTAAAGTCTCCCACCATCAGTGGCTTGAAGTCTACaaacgtaagttcgaagaaatcaaccgccgactcgcccagttcCAGACAGACAGTCAAAAATCATCAAACGACTTCGATTTCCATACcatccagcctctctctcgacttatTTTGAACGAACCGATCCCGACTCGGTTCAAGATGCTGCATGTGGAGTCCTATGATGGTTCCACCAACCCAATCGATCActttgagagctacaaggctctcatgacaatctagggagcaactagattttgtggcccgattcaacgccgccacacttgaggtcagggacctcaaagAAGACATGACTATATCAGCCATGAAAAGAAGTCTGAGGAGATCCCGATTCACGTACTTACTGGATAAGACCCTCCCTCGGACGTATGCTGAATTCTTGGAGcgtgcgtacaaatacatgcgcatggatgaaggagcttctgaccgatgCCAGACAGAAGGCAAGGGTCAGAAGAAGATAaaacagaagaaagaagaagctgcggctgaatcaagtcggccacctACTGATGAACGAACTTCATCTCGACGATAGAGTCCGAGGTCAAACtacgacaggtatgactcctacactcctctctctgctcctcgtgtgcAGATTCTTATGGAGATTGAAGGAGCAGAATACCTATGACACCCTCTATAGATGAGAGCGCCGTCGAGGGACCGCGATCagaagaagtactgtcggttccatcgtgatcatggtcatgataccgaacaatgcatccagctcagggacGAGATAGAGATCCTGATTCGACGGGGCTACTTTGAAAAATATCGGAGGGACTTACTGACTCAACCTCCTACCGATCGATGACtccagccgactgaggaagctgTGAATAACCAGCCGACTacaggagtcatcaacatgatctccaaacggctGGATCGGGGGGCAACTTTCGACGAGAAGTCGATGAAGTGACTGTAGCTCcataatgtaataatttttttggaagatgATGTTCGAGGAATTCAAATTCCTCActacgacgctgttgttgtttcgacaatTAGCTAATAAGACTTCTTTCCGAATGCAACCACTCGAAGAATCAACTGCTTCGGTGTTGATTATATTTCGATCTTCTTACAAAAACCGACATTCCGACTGCGATTTTAAAGCGACACCGAATATACTTCGGCTTTCACTATAAAAGTTAGAAGATCGACGATCTCGATATTGAATATACTTcagttttcattgtaaaaatcagAAGATCGATGATCTCGATATCGAATATACTTCGATTTTTACTGTAAAAGTTAGAGGATCGACTATCTTGACACCGATGACATACCGGTTCTCCCAAAGAACCGATCTACCAACTTCAACTGGAGGCTAGCACCGGCGACACAGATCCTCTCTACAAAAGCCACGCTGTCCCtatagtcagctctccatttaagcaGCTGGCTAATTTGCCGACTTAGTATCAACTAAGAAAGATAAAATGCCAAGACGATCAAGGTCGGATTGGGACTACACCGACACTGCTACGGCTGATCGAGAGATTATCAACATCAATGGGAGGCTAGCATCGGCAACAAAGATCTCCTCTGTAAAAGCCGTGCTCCTCTATAGTCAGCTCGCGATCCAAGCAGCTGGCTAATTTGTCAACTTAGCATCAACTAAGAAAGACAAAATGTCAAGACAACCAAGGTCGGATTGGAATTACATCGATATGTCCACGACCagacgagggatattcggcttgccatcgtttATCAGACAACACGACGTATGAGTCTGACCAAGGTCCGGACGATGGATAtttgacttgccatcgttatcctaaccaAATACGTCGGACACTGCTCGACTAGCAGATTCCACAAAGTCTGCGAAATAGTCGGATCTACAATCTACTTTCAGAGACAGATCAACAAGTAAATACTACAAATTCGACGACACAGGAAAGTATTTCAGAaaagaactttcattatcaaaaagaggagttacaaaattggaccggaGTCTGATCATACAAAAAGAAAAACCAAGGGCGCCGACTAATCTTCATTCCACCGAAGAACTGACAGGTCCGTCTTGGATCGGCATCTCTAATAAATTTTGCCTTCCAGCTTGGAAGCTACGCATCGGGTCAGACCGCGAAGATGGTTGGCTGATCATGCAGCCTGGCCAACCATATCAACAGTCTGATCCACTTTTACATAGAGAATGCGGTTAACAACCGCACCCCCCTGGTTGGAAGCCGATCAAAAATTGGAGTTAGAAAAAGATTTCAGAGTACGACCAACGATCAAACCATCCTCGATGAAACTCGAGTAGCGGCCGCACCCTCTTCAAAAGAACAGCTAGGGGCGGGCTTCAGATTTTCGTCCACCGATAAAAATGACTTTAATCATGCAGTTGAGACGGGGATGCGGGATACACAGAAACGAGTCGTCGACCCCACCATCGGCACCAGGAGTAAAAAGCTGACATTGGCATGAAGCACGATGCCACTTCTAAAACTGACTAACGGTCAAACTCCATAACGGAAAAGCCTCCGAGTTCGACAGAGAGTCGTCGGTCGGAACCCACGACCAACCACCCCCTGTGACAACCTCACTCATTGAAAATACTCAAAGAATCTGGACTGAGAAAAGCGACAAAAGGTAATTTTCACTCAAAAGCTGCTCTCTAACAAAGCCTTCTTTTCAGAAAAGATAAAATGAAGAATGAGTACCTGGCTGACAGAGCCCCTTTATATAGAGGAATGCCCGACAGATCAGATGAAAGCAGCCAAACCGAAGCTATGCCAGATGACGACGCGTGGCAACATCTGAGCCCATCACTGGCCCGATGGTTCGAACGCACTTGCACCAGATTGAACCACATCACCTCCATCTGCATGAACAACTCCGACACAATGACACCCCGACACGTGGCGGGAATCTACAGGTCAGAGTTGAATCGTGCGACGTCGGTTCGCCTTCCCAATATAATGACTGGCGCCAGCTCACCTTCTGCAAATGATGCCTGACACCAGATCTCTCTGCCGATACGATAGTTCAAGAACGACAAAGGGGATGATCGATCGTATTCCGGAGAATGTGGCGACAAAATCGAGACTCGACATAACAGATAATCACTCCTTTCGTCCAAAGTGACCGACCACGTAGCTACGCACACGATGACTCGCCATTTGGACTTAGAAGTGGGGGGCAATTGTTGGAAAAAATTGACTGGCCCCCATTTGCCGACCAATCTCCAGAACAGTCCGATCGACACCCGACTTTGACCCATCAAATAAATGAACGACCCTGAAAGCGACTACTGACTATATGTTGGCTGAGCAGACCGACACTACTTTCAACCGACCGATCGATCCATCTTTGCCGATCCAAATCGGTAAGCGGTCAATGTTCGGACTCTACAGACAACAGACTACTTCGACCAtcggtatttcagagttactaaTCGACAACCGACTCCCGACGCATAATCggccgactcattcaaatatattatAACCGTCACGGACAGTTACTCAACTGATATCGCAGCGTAATCTATGGGGACTAATAACCCATTACGAGATTACCGTCCTATGATTCTATGTCGCTAAATGCGAGACCATATCCGACAGTTACGATcatctactctataaaaagggggtaaggcaacagtttcggTAAGTCATTTTGGGACATTGAGCTCTGTCATCGTTCTCATTTTACTGTTGCTTAGTTTTtttctctaacttaagcatcggatgatcccatcaaaaataactttaattaATGTAAATTTTATTTTGCAGATACTCATTTCAAACTATAGATGATGAAAAAATTGACAGCAACAATCAGTTTCTTAGCAAACATCCAAATATCTTAGCTACACCTCAAACATCATGACGGGAGATCTTAATCCATATGATCTCACGCTTTGTTGAAGGTCTTCCTCTACCTAAGGTGTCAACCATGTTTTTAGTGCGGAAAAGACCACGCTCTGCAACGCATCAAATGAACAATTTCTGTTTCAAAAGTAAGGCCAAAAAGAGTaaactttctatgtattttaacTATTTATTCACTTCTATGACCTTATTATTAGGATATGGTTGATTGgattaaaattagaattaaaattattaaaaattagaatgaaaatctGATTGATCATATTTTTTAACATATTTGTTACGTGACTGAAATTGCAACagaaattgaatataatttaaatactaaaaaactgaaattagatttttttaataaaaataatttttttttttggaattggaacgaaaaataaaagaaaataattttattttttttgtgggaTATTGGCATTCCACAAAATTAGTTTTTAGGAGGTCCGCGTCAAATTGAAGCAGCGTGGCCTATCAAATCAATGGTTCCGTGCAATCAATAAGTTGCCAATCCACGCCACCTGCTTTGTTTGAACCTGGCAATGCCAAAGGTTCCATCTTTTCAGTTGACCAAAGCTTCCTCTCGTGGAGAACTCACAGAAACGGCCAACCATTGCTGGTTACTTTgtgggaaaaaaaattttaaaaaaatcctgAGGATAGCTCCATTAGGGCAGTTTATTCTGAGGGCATATCCATTATTAAAGAAATTGGTGATATTGAAAGCTTGATTCCTatcaatttattaaaaaaaaatccttcacaatttttttttaatgttttggTGTGCTGCTCGTACCAACATTTGCAAGGCAACTTGTCGGATGTCAAGAGCTGGTTACAAAAATTATTCAAGCTATTAGGTTTTTAACTATAGTTTTTTgttattaagaaaaaattaagtCCAAAGTTGGTTTAGTTTTGTCGATTTGATATTTACTGAAAGATTAGAGAGATAGGCAGATAGCGAGATAGAATGAGAAATATATaggagaaaataattcaaatatcgTATATTATGCAGAGCTTTGAGTGGATTGGATGTTATCATAATTGCTATCATCgaggattaaaaatttaattttttattttaaaaaataatttatatatttttatttttaaaagtttGATATCTGGATTATGGATTTTCATTTTTGTCCCTTTTTCATGCTGACTGAAAATTTTATGCTCAATTTTTAATACTTTCATTTAATTATTGatttatgtatacatatgtatcaaagcaattttctcaaaaataaaattatgcatgaaaatatgtttAAGTATGCATGAAAAGTAACAGAAAAGAGActttattttaaacaaaaaataagTATAAAATGCTGATTATTTAAAATACTAAATAGGAAATGATGTCAGACAAATTAAGACTGGCTATCTTATCCCTCAcatatttcttttctttacttCACATTTTTTTACTCTTTCAAGATGTGTGATTTCTGAGCCATAGGATGGAGGAGTGtaaactccttttttttttttttggtaggagtGTAAACTCCTTTTAAAAATAACTTTATGGACTACAAATACTACTTTATCTCTCAGCTTGGACTAATTTAACATGTCATCGGGCCAATTATCTATTTGATTGCCTTCTTTGATGATATAAGACATTTGAAAAGCTGCTATCTTGAATATCACAATTTGAACATTTTGGATATAATGGTGAAATGAAATAATTTGTTTGCTAAGAAATGACTTCAATAGAGTCGATCTTTAGCCAAACCTGATTAGCTAATAGATTTTGTCACTAGTTGCATTATAGTCAACATTGTTATATGCACTGATTAGGTGTGATTGAAATTTCTTTTATGATGGCCAGCTTATTTTTTGTTATCTTTGATCATGATCTAGTACCAAATGCACACTTAAAAATAGCACTCTCAAAGTTCCACTTCAAGACTCAAAAAGAATAGCCAATAGATAAGATGTACTTGGAGGAAGAGAGAGTAAAAAGGGTACTCCAAATGAAGATGTGATAGGGCTGAAACTAGATCGGATATGGATCGAATACcagtatatccatatctatatttattttatttaatgaatATAGATACGAATATTattcagataaaaaatttatatctatatttattttaaatggatacagaTATAATTTGGATAGTGaaggtatggatataattatggacataagttggataattaaattttataattataaaattaaaaatattattaaatagatgataaatcaagttaataatatgttaattatatggttgtatattttttataaaaaataataagtgttatataaaattatataggattacagGTAGATTCGGATACTCAGATATAGATCGGATAGTtgcctatccatatccatattcatttttCTTTGACGGATATGGATACGAATATGTATACGGATGTTAATCGGATTTTCAAACTTCTATCCATATCTAGATTGATTCGAATACGAAAATTGATCCggatggatattatccatattaCTTTCACCTCGAAGATGTGATCAAAAAATGAATAAGTTTGAggcttatttaaataaaatagataCAAGTGCAAATATAATCACATTCCTAGGATGAATAATGGTTTTGTATAGGATGACTaaataattaagaattaaaatataCGTGCCTATCGAAACAATTCAGGAATTCTATATCTTCCTAGCGACCATGGTTGGATCGTTCTCTCAAACCATGGATTAAATGAGTAGTATTTTTAGATTGTATCCACTGTAAGAGGAAAGGCAATTGCTATCCTCTTGCTCTGGTACTACTCCCAACTCTAGAAAAGATGTAGATCTTGTTTAAGTCcaaatcaaatatttattttttctttatttcgatTATATTGATAAGATGAGATTCGTGATTAGGTTGCAACAAAAACAAAATAtattgcatgtaaaaatttttagcagCTAGCATTATGCTCAACCTGAGAACTATGAAGTCCGATATTTGTCACCA is part of the Elaeis guineensis isolate ETL-2024a chromosome 15, EG11, whole genome shotgun sequence genome and harbors:
- the LOC105057934 gene encoding probable strigolactone esterase DAD2, producing the protein MGGSNSNWSSGGATGSKLLEMLNVRVVGNVDRPAPALVLSHGIGTDQSAWNRIVPYFERDYRIVLYDLVCAGSVNPDHFDFRRYVTLDAYVDDLLAILDALRIDRCFFVGHSVSAMIGILAAIRRPDAFLKLILIGASPRFLNDENYHGGFEEGEIETVFAAMESNYEAWVRGFAPLAVGADVPEAVREFSRTLFNMRPDITLFVSRTVFNSDLRGVLGLVRVPCVIVQTAKDVSVPPSVAGYLKAHLGGRTTTELLHHTEGHLPHLSAPAALAPVIRRSLSR